TTCGGGATCGTAGGCTCGCGAGACATGGAGCGCGAGCGCACGACAGAGTTCACCAAAGAACGGCCAGTCGACTTCGAGGATTTCGCGGACCGGTGTGGCACGGGAGCGTGACATGATGACCTCCGCGTGGGGGCGAATGCTTCGACGATCGCGGACAGCAGGTAACTAGCGAGTCGCAGAGCAAGCCACAAGGCGGCGCCACACACCGGTGTCGCGGGCGCCACGGTAGCCCGGAACCCGCCGATCTCCTAACTTTCGCGGAATGTCCCGACCCAACCTGGCATTCCGCGCGTGAGCTGGTGGAAACGCATCCTCACGGGTGACGAGGCCGCGGTCAAACCGCAGCGCCTCGACTACCTCAACGAGGGTCTCGCGCTCGAACGCCAGGGCGACTACGAAGGGGCGATCACGTCGTACCAGCTTGCCCTCCGCGATCATCCGACCAACGTGAAGACGCTGCAGTACATCGCGATTGCGCTGTCGCGGACCGGGCGTCGCGAGGAGGCGATCCGGCACTACCGGCGGGCGATCGAACTGGCGCCTGATCTCGCCGGCGCCCATTACGGCCTCGCGTTCCTCCTGATCAAGCGCGGCGACACCGAGCGGGCTGCCGATCACCTCCGGACCTTCCTGGCCAAGCCTCCGCGCGACCCCGAGATGGCGCGATGGGTCGATTTCGCCCGCGAGACGCTGACGCAGATCGAATCCGGGGCGAGCCCGGTCTCGGATGCGGAGGCGCCGCGATGAAGCGATGGATCGGAATGATCGGCATCGTCGCCATCGTGGCGGCGTGCAGTGGTCTCCCTGCTTCCGACAACGGCGTGGTGGCGCTGGTGGTCACGACGCCCGATTCGTTGAACCTCACCGTCGGCGACTCGCTCACGCTCCGAGCCCACGCGGAGAATCTTCAGGGCGAGACGGTGCCGGCCGAGATCGAGTGGCGGACCTCGGATCCCACCCTCGTTTCGGTCGATGCCGCCGGCGTCGTCACCGCCCTGGTTGATACCGCGGCATCGGCGCACGTCCAGGCCACGGCCGGTGCGCTGGTGTCGAATATCGTGATCATCACGCTGCGTGACACCGCGACCACGGCCGGGCTCCGAGCCCGGCCGTGACGCCGTCCACACTCAATCAGATCTTCCTCTCAGGTGCGGAACGTTTCGCCGGCCGACCCGCGGCGATGCGGCGCAAGATCGAGGGCATGTGGCAGAATATCTCCTACGATGCGTTGCGCACGCGGGTTCGCCATCTGGGCCTGGCGCTGCAATCGCTCGGCCTCGTTGCCGGTGATCGCGTCGCGATCATCTCCGAGAATCGGCCGGAGTGGGCGGTCGCCGACTACGCCTGCCTCCTCACCCGACTGGTCGATGTCCCGATCTACACCACGCTCACCCCGCACCAGATCGCGTACATGCTGCGCGATTCGGGGGCGCGGGCCATCTTCGTCGCCAATCGCACCTATCTCGACAAGATCCTCGAAATCCGCTCGCAACTTCCCGACCTCACCCACCTGATCCTTTTCGACGGCCCCGCACCCGGGCCCGACGTCATGATGCTCGACGAGCTCGAGTCGCGCGGAGCCGGGATCGATGCGAATCGCTGGGAAGCAGAGGCAGGGGCGGTGCAACCGGACGACCTCGCCACGCTGGTGTACACGTCAGGGACAACCGGTGAACCGAAAGGGGTGATGCTCTCGCACGGGAACATCACCAGCAACGTGGTCGCATCCCTCAACCTTCTGCAGGTTGGTGCGGCCGACGAATACCTCTCCTTCCTGCCGCTCTGCCACATCTTCGAACGGATGGTCGGACATTTCACCATGATGCAGGCAGGGGCGGTGGTGAGCTACGCCACCTCGTTTGACACCGTGGTGACCGAGCTTCCCGAAATCCAGCCGACGATCGTCGCGTCGGTACCCCGGCTCTACGAGAAAATCTTCACCCGCGTCGCCGACACCGCGAATAGCGCCGGCGGACTCGCGCGGGCGATTTTCGCGTGGTCACAAGACGTCGGCCGCGATCGACTACAGTACACGTTGTTCGACAAGCCGGTGCCCCTCGGCCTGGCGCTTCGCAACCAGATCGCCGATGCGCTGGTGTTCTCCAAGCTGCGCCGGCGGCTGGGAGGCAGGATTCGCTTCCTGGTCTCGGGGGGCGCTCCGCTCAGCGCCGATATCTGCCGCTTCTTCATCGCGGCCGGGCTGCCGCTGATCGAGGGATACGGACTCACCGAGACCTCCCCGGTGATCGCATTCAACGATGTCCACCGGCTGCGCCCGGGGACGGTTGGCCTGCCGCTGACCGGCGTCGAGGTGTCGTTTGCGGGCGACGGCGAGATCCTGGTGCGCGGACCGAATGTGATGAAGGGGTACTATCACAAGCCCGAGGCGACAGCAGAGGCGATCGATCGGGATTGCTGGTTCCACACCGGCGACATCGGAGAATTCGACGCCGAGGGCTCGCTGCGCATCACCGATCGAAAGAAGGACCTGATCAAGACGTCGGGCGGGAAGTACGTCGCCCCTCAGCCGATCGAAGGGTTGCTCAAGCTCAACAAGCATTTCGCCAATGCCGTGATGCTCGGCGACAGGCGGCGATTCCCGATCATGCTGGTCGTCCCCAACTTCGCGGCACTGGCTGAATGGCTTGCTGCCGAAGGGATCGCCTCGCTGTCGCCGGAGGAGCTGGTGCGGATGCCCGCGGTCCAGGATCGAGTCGAACGCGAAGCGCGGAAGAGTCTGCGAGATCTGGCACAGTTCGAAATGCCCAAGAAGTTCGTTCTTGTCCCGCGGGATTTCACCATCGAATCGGGCGAACTGACGGCGACGCTCAAGGTGAAGCGGAAAGTCGTCGAGGAGCATTTCCACGACGCGATTGAAGCAGCGTACGCCGAATCGTAGGAATTTCAGCCGAATCGGCGCGACGATTCGGCAGCGCCATCCTGCCGCAGGTGCGTGTCACGCCGCCGTAACCCGCTGAGACAACAAGCGTTACAGAAGAAGCGGGTGCCCGTCGGCAAATCGTGGCACGTCGCCTGCACTATTCAGCTCCAGAGATGGGACATAGCCGGCGGCTGCCGAGGTGATTCGTCGCCCGGCGGCCGTTCGCGCATTCGGGGCCGCGGCTAGCGTCGCTTTGCCACCCAGACACCGTCAGCTTCGCCGATCACCTCGGCCCCACTCTCGGGGCGCGTACCGGTGCCGACGATGCGAAGCCCCGGAAGGACACTCATGAGGGCCGACGCAGTCCACCCGGCCGCGTCGCTCCCGAGGATAGCGCCGCGAATCGCGTGCGTCTTGAGTGCCCAGGCACCGCTCAGCAGCACGCTGATCGTGCCCGACGGTTGGAGGTCAGCCGGCGGATTGATGGCAATGATTCCGACCCCGGGGAGGGATCCCTGCAGCTCGGATGCGAGCCGCCCGGCCGCTCCGGCGAGGGCGATCCATCCTCCCGGACCGTCGATCCCGAGCAGCGCCTGCGCGTCCGATCCCGACGCACATGGCGACGCCACCTCCGATCGCCATCCGCCACCAAAATCGGGAACGCGGTCAGTCCAGGCGCAACTCCAACCGCAGATCGGACAGCCAAGGTGGCCGGCGACAACATCGCGGTGATCCATCTTGTCGGGCAGAAGGACGAGGTACGCCTCCTCGTGCGACTCCGGACAGCGGAGGTGATCAGTGAGTTCGATATGCACAGGTCAATCCGTCATCGCCGGCAGTCGGGGAGCCAGCCGGTCAGACCGGGCCGAGCCGGATCGACTCCAGCTGCACGTGGGGCGGCGCCAGGAGGGCGAAGAGCACTGCAGCGGCGACGTCGGCGGGGCGAAGCATCCGCGATCTCGGGGTGAACCCGGGGTTGTGATCCGGATCGACCGGATCCCAGATCGTGGTGTCGGTCGGGCCGGGTGAAATCAGGGTGCATCGCACGCCAGTTCCGCGGAATTCCTCGCAGAGCACGTCGTGCATCCCGCGCACAGCGTGCTTGGAGGCTGCGTAGGCGGCATTTCCGGCAAAGGCCCGATGGTCGGCGACACTTCCGATCAGGACGTGAGTCCCCTGACCGCGAGCGCGCATCAGCGGCAGGAAGTGTCTCGCCAGTGCGAACGCGGCTTCGACATTGAGTTCCAGTTGGCGCCGAAGAGTGGCGTCGTCGGTCTCCTCGATCGAGGCGACCACGAATGTTCCCGCGGCACTGACCACTCCGTCCGGAACGCCGTGCCGATCGACGATTGCGCGGAAGGCGTCGGCACGAGCGTGCCCGTCGGCCAGATCAACGGCGAGGTCTATCGCACCGGCCAGCGACGGCATCGGCGATCGAGCGAGGCGGATCACGGTCGCGCCGAGGCGTGAGGCT
This region of Gemmatimonadales bacterium genomic DNA includes:
- a CDS encoding tetratricopeptide repeat protein; the encoded protein is MSWWKRILTGDEAAVKPQRLDYLNEGLALERQGDYEGAITSYQLALRDHPTNVKTLQYIAIALSRTGRREEAIRHYRRAIELAPDLAGAHYGLAFLLIKRGDTERAADHLRTFLAKPPRDPEMARWVDFARETLTQIESGASPVSDAEAPR
- a CDS encoding long-chain fatty acid--CoA ligase; translated protein: MTPSTLNQIFLSGAERFAGRPAAMRRKIEGMWQNISYDALRTRVRHLGLALQSLGLVAGDRVAIISENRPEWAVADYACLLTRLVDVPIYTTLTPHQIAYMLRDSGARAIFVANRTYLDKILEIRSQLPDLTHLILFDGPAPGPDVMMLDELESRGAGIDANRWEAEAGAVQPDDLATLVYTSGTTGEPKGVMLSHGNITSNVVASLNLLQVGAADEYLSFLPLCHIFERMVGHFTMMQAGAVVSYATSFDTVVTELPEIQPTIVASVPRLYEKIFTRVADTANSAGGLARAIFAWSQDVGRDRLQYTLFDKPVPLGLALRNQIADALVFSKLRRRLGGRIRFLVSGGAPLSADICRFFIAAGLPLIEGYGLTETSPVIAFNDVHRLRPGTVGLPLTGVEVSFAGDGEILVRGPNVMKGYYHKPEATAEAIDRDCWFHTGDIGEFDAEGSLRITDRKKDLIKTSGGKYVAPQPIEGLLKLNKHFANAVMLGDRRRFPIMLVVPNFAALAEWLAAEGIASLSPEELVRMPAVQDRVEREARKSLRDLAQFEMPKKFVLVPRDFTIESGELTATLKVKRKVVEEHFHDAIEAAYAES
- a CDS encoding SDR family oxidoreductase; the encoded protein is MTPLEGKTIVVTGASRGIGAATAVEASRLGATVIRLARSPMPSLAGAIDLAVDLADGHARADAFRAIVDRHGVPDGVVSAAGTFVVASIEETDDATLRRQLELNVEAAFALARHFLPLMRARGQGTHVLIGSVADHRAFAGNAAYAASKHAVRGMHDVLCEEFRGTGVRCTLISPGPTDTTIWDPVDPDHNPGFTPRSRMLRPADVAAAVLFALLAPPHVQLESIRLGPV